One region of Clupea harengus unplaced genomic scaffold, Ch_v2.0.2, whole genome shotgun sequence genomic DNA includes:
- the dohh gene encoding deoxyhypusine hydroxylase, with amino-acid sequence MFDGKDVTAVGQILVNSKHDLTTRFRALFTLRNLGGPEAINWISRTFEDESALLKHELAYCLGQMQDERAIPVLETVLKDTSQEPMVRHEAGEALGAIGNLKVLDLLKQYSEDPVIEVAETCQLAVRLLEWQQGGGREEGADGNPYSSVDPAPPAPRKSVPELRVQLLDESLSLFERYRAMFALRNLGTEEAVLALGDGLQCSSALFRHEIGYVLGQIQHEASIPQLQAALEKEDESAMVRHECAEALGSIGKDACLEILQRYREDQERVVKESCVVALDMLEYENSSQFQYADGLLRLQGET; translated from the exons ATGTTCGATGGAAAGGATGTGACTGCAGTTGGCCAAATATTGGTCAACTCAAAACACGACCTGACCACACGATTTCGGGCGCTGTTCACGTTGCGTAACCTGGGTGGACCTGAGGCCATCAATTGGATAAGTCGAACCTTTGAGGATGAATCTGCCTTGCTGAAACATGAACTAGCATACTGCTTGGGTCAGATGCAAGATGAACGAGCCATTCCTGTTCTGGAGACTGTTCTAAAAGATACCAGTCAAGAGCCCATGGTCAGACACGAAGCTG GTGAGGCTTTGGGGGCTATTGGAAATCTAAAGGTGTTGGATTTACTCAAGCAGTACTCTGAAGATCCTGTTATAgag GTGGCGGAGACATGTCAGTTGGCCGTGAGGCTTCTGGAGTGGCAGCAGGGTGGCGGGCGTGAAGAAGGGGCAGATGGGAACCCATACAGCTCAGTGGACCCAGCACCGCCTGCTCCCAGGAAGAGTGTGCCCGAGCTTAGGGTGCAGCTCTTGGATGAGAGCTTGTCGCTGTTTGAGAGATACAGGGCCATGTTTGCCCTGCGTAACCTGGGCACTGAGGAGGCTGTGTTAGCTCTTGGCGATG GTCTCCAGTGTAGCAGTGCCTTATTCCGGCACGAGATCGGCTATGTCTTGGGTCAGATCCAGCATGAGGCCAGCATCCCCCAGCTTCAGGCAGCGCTGGAGAAGGAGGACGAGAGCGCCATGGTGCGGCATGAGTGTGCCGAGGCCCTGGGCTCCATCGGAAAGGACGCCTGCCTGGAGATCTTGCAGCGCTACCGGGAGGACCAGGAGCGCGTCGTAAAGGAGAGTTGCGTGGTGGCGCTGGACATGCTGGAGTATGAGAACTCCTCGCAGTTCCAGTACGCAGACGGACTCTTGCGGCTGCAGGGCGAGACGTGa
- the LOC122130968 gene encoding fizzy-related protein homolog, with product MDQDYERRLLRQINIQNVNCSPIKATEAIRNLTPTSSPLSSPSKHGDRFIPSRAGANWSINFHRINENDRSPSQNRKTKDATTDTSKADGLAYSALLKNELLGAGIEKVQDPQSEDQRLRPSTPERRRLFNYSLSAKRSSPDDNNTLSPYSLSPVSSKSQKLLRSPRKPTRKISKIPFKVLDAPELQDDFYLNLVDWSSLNVLSVGLGTCVYLWSACTSQVTRLCDLSVEGDSVTSVGWSERGNLVAVGTHKGFVQIWDAAAGKKLFALEGHTARVGALAWNADQLSSGSRDRMILQRDVRTPPQQSERRLQGHRQEVCGLKWSTDHQLLASGGNDNKLLVWNHSSVVPVQQYTEHLAAVKAIAWSPHQHGLLASGGGTADRSIRFWNTLTGQPLQSIDTGSQVCNLAWSKHANELVSTHGYSQNQILVWKYPALTQVAKLTGHSYRVLYLAMSPDGEAIVTGAGDETLRFWNVFSKTRSTKESVSVLNLFTRVR from the exons ATGGACCAGGACTATGAGCGGCGGCTGTTGCGGCAGATTAACATACAGAATGTAAACTGCAGTCCCATT AAAGCAACAGAGGCGATCCGCAACCTGACGCCCACAAGCTCTCCGCTCTCATCCCCCAGCAAACATGGAGATAGATTCATCCCATCCCGTGCTGGAGCCAACTGGAGCATCAACTTCCACAGAATAAAC GAGAATGACCGATCACCTAGCCAGAACAGAAAAACCAAGGATGCCACCACAGACACCAGTAAAG CGGACGGCCTGGCCTACTCGGCCCTGCTGAAGAACGAGCTGCTGGGGGCGGGCATCGAGAAGGTCCAGGACCCCCAGAGTGAGGACCAACGCCTGCGACCTTCAAccccagagagaaggagactctTTAAC tactcTCTCAGTGCCAAGCGCTCCTCGCCTGATGACAACAACACTCTGTCTCCATACTCCCTGTCGCCCGTCAGCAGCAAGAG TCAGAAGCTGTTACGGTCGCCACGAAAGCCCACGCGCAAAATCTCTAAGATCCCCTTCAAGGTGCTGGACGCACCTGAACTGCAAGATGACTTCTACCTCAACCTAGTGGACTGGTCCTCCCTGAATGTACTCAGTGTAGGCTTGGGGacatgtgtgtacctgtggagCGCATGCACCAGCCAG GTAACACGTCTGTGCGACCTGTCGGTTGAGGGAGACTCCGTCACTTCAGTCGGCTGGTCGGAACGA GGCAATCTAGTGGCAGTGGGGACACATAAAGGCTTTGTGCAAATATGGGACGCCGCTGCAGGCAAGAAGCTGTTTGCACTGGAGGGCCACACGGCAAGAGTGG GTGCTCTGGCATGGAATGCTGACCAGCTCTCCTCGGGCAGCCGGGACCGCATGATCCTGCAACGGGATGTGCGCACGCCCCCCCAGCAGTCAGAGCGTCGGCTCCAGGGCCACCGGCAGGAGGTGTGCGGCCTTAAATGGAGCACAGACCACCAGCTGCTGGCCTCGGGGGGCAACGACAACAAG CTGCTGGTGTGGAACCACTCTAGTGTGGTGCCCGTGCAGCAGTACACAGAGCACCTGGCGGCAGTGAAGGCCATCGCTTGGTCGCCCCACCAGCATGGGCTGCTGGCATCGGGCGGTGGCACTGCCGACCGCAGCATCCGCTTCTGGAACACGCTGACGGGGCAGCCCCTGCAGTCCATCGACACAGGCTCACAGGTCTGCAACCTGGCCTGGTCCAAGCACGCTAATGAGCTG GTAAGCACACACGGATACTCGCAAAACCAGATACTGGTATGGAAATACCCAGCCCTCACTCAGGTGGCCAAACTCACCGGACACTCATACCGAGTCCTCTACCTG gccatgtCACCAGATGGAGAGGCCATCGTCACAGGAGCCGGAGATGAGACCTTGCGCTTCTGGAATGTCTTCAGTAAAACACGCTCGACAAAG GAGTCGGTGTCCGTCTTGAATCTCTTCACCAGAGTGCGATGA